The Aerosakkonema funiforme FACHB-1375 genome segment AAAAGGTGTAAATCTTTAAGCGAAGAATATAAAGATTTTTGTCCGATAAAAAGATTATCTCAATTAGGCTTTTAAGAATTAGGCGCTAAGGGAAAGAAAACGGAAAAAGGCCGATAGTACTCATGCTGAGCGGCTTTCAAAGGTCTCATTTTTGGACGGACGCGCCAGGGTTTGAGTGATGTCAGTTGGCCTACAGTGACCCATACAGCGCCTCAGAAACCGGGTTTTTGTCTACCTCAGCAATCTCATGTCTATTGTTAATTTTTGTATAGTTTTAGGATTTAATTAACTTAATTTTGGCATTAAGAAATTGTATGGCTATCAATTATCAGCGGGACATTTTGGTGAAGAAAGGGAACAGGGAACAAATTTGTCCCGCTGAATGGTTGGTAGTCTGCAAAGCCTTGGACTGTCAAAGCATTTGAATATGAACATTGGATTCAAGTATAAATATTTACCGAAATGCTCATAGTTTTGTCAGGTTAGGGCCAACATTTTTACTCTGGCTATGAAATAATAACGGGACAAAAAAGCGAAATTTAAGAGTCACTAGGGGCGGGTAAAGTCATTATTCATTGTTAGGAAACTCTAAATTATTTTCCAAACCCGCGCTAAGGCAACGTACTGTACTATAAAGGAAGATAATTTCAATGATGCAACACGACTGCAAGACGCTGTAAATGGCTAGTATAGCGCTGCTTGCTGGGAACTCTTAACAGGCTTCCGTGAGCGTCAGCCGAACGGGAACAGGGAATAGGAAATGAATTGCATCCTCATATAAAGGTTTAAGAACCATAAAAAAAGATGTACAAGTTTAAATTGTCCCGTCAAGGTCTGGCTTCGTACCTATATTTTTTGTTCTCTTCTCTTTGGATTGTACTGACAGATATTTTATTGGCAAGAGGTAACTTAGAACTAGCATTTAATCATTCACTTAAAGGTTTGCTGTTTGCAGCTATTACATCTTATCTGCTTTATTTTTGGATTGAGAAGAGTTACGGAGCGAAGCTAAAAGTTCAGCAAGAACGAGATGAAGCGATCGAAACCTATACTAAATTGCTTGAACAACATGGGCTACCTCAACTTTTGATTGACCCTTCTAGTGGGCAAATCTTACAAGCAAATGAGGCGGCAGCAAACTACTACGGTTGGGATAAGGAAAAAATTTGCTCGCTTAAAATATCCGATCTTAATACTCTTCCAGAGGAACAAATATTTGTAGAAATGGCTCTTGCCCGCGCCCAACATCGGAATCATTTTAAGTTTCTTCATCGTCGGGCTGATGGTGAGATTAGGGATGTAGAAGTTTATTCGCATCCAGTGAAATTGAATGGGCGCAGCTTATTATATTCCATCATCATTGATGTGTCCGAACAAAAGCTTAATCGGTTTGCTTTCGAGCGTTCCAATCAATTGCTCAAATCCTTGGTTGCAGCGATCCGAGGTATGATGCGATCGCACGATAAGCAAGGAATTGCAGATGCGGTAACGCGAGCGTTAGTTGAAGAAGGAAAGTATGCAATGGCGTGGATAGGAGAAGTTCCAAACCGTTCTTATATGCCGATCGAAATGCTTTCCAAATGGGGCGATACCCATAACTACGTGGAAAACATCAAAATCACTTGGGATAGTACGGAAACTGGTGAAGGGCCTACAGGTAAAGCGATCAAACTCGGTAAGCCTCAAACTGTGAGCGATATCAATATCGATCCTAGTTATCGGACGTGGCGTCAGGAAGCCCTGAAAAGCGGTTTTCGATCGGTAGCTTCTTTACCGTTATTTGAAAGCGGTCGAGTGGCTGCCGTATTAAATATCTATTCGCATCAGCCAAATGCGTTTGATGGTGAAGAAATCTACTACCTAGAAGCCCTTGCCGCCGACTTATCTCGTGCGCTAGTCAACATAGAAAGTATCAGTAAATACGAGAGAATAGACGCTGAAAGGCTAGCCGCAATTTCCCGTTCCCAAGAAGCGTTGCTAGAAGCTGTGGGTGCGCTGTCCGAAACAATTGAAGTCCGCGATCCATATACAGCAGGTCATCAACGACGAGTAGCTTGGCTGGCTGTTGAAATTGGCAAGCAATTAGGTTTGAATGAAGACAGATTAAAATCGCTCCATATTGCAGG includes the following:
- a CDS encoding HD domain-containing phosphohydrolase, coding for MYKFKLSRQGLASYLYFLFSSLWIVLTDILLARGNLELAFNHSLKGLLFAAITSYLLYFWIEKSYGAKLKVQQERDEAIETYTKLLEQHGLPQLLIDPSSGQILQANEAAANYYGWDKEKICSLKISDLNTLPEEQIFVEMALARAQHRNHFKFLHRRADGEIRDVEVYSHPVKLNGRSLLYSIIIDVSEQKLNRFAFERSNQLLKSLVAAIRGMMRSHDKQGIADAVTRALVEEGKYAMAWIGEVPNRSYMPIEMLSKWGDTHNYVENIKITWDSTETGEGPTGKAIKLGKPQTVSDINIDPSYRTWRQEALKSGFRSVASLPLFESGRVAAVLNIYSHQPNAFDGEEIYYLEALAADLSRALVNIESISKYERIDAERLAAISRSQEALLEAVGALSETIEVRDPYTAGHQRRVAWLAVEIGKQLGLNEDRLKSLHIAGILHDIGKISIPAEILSKPGRLSKIEFELIKEHPKVGEEILRKVSFDWPIATIVGQHHERLDGTGYPRGVAGENILEEARILAVADVMEAMISHRPYRPGLSLEEAILELENGIDSKYDGNVVKSCIKIMKEGGYYFLVMAATPIKK